The following are encoded in a window of bacterium SCSIO 12643 genomic DNA:
- a CDS encoding T9SS type A sorting domain-containing protein: MRNINMKKKTLYLVLVLVAILGTNRAKATHMEGGYFEYECLGNDSFLVTLKIFRECTGMSYPTTVDINFTNSCGDSLIAQFNGVGTEISQICPSGVSTCNGGFLKGSQEFVYQGFVVLSSFCGDWTMSWMSCCRNSPIVNLFSGANVNIKGTINNTGNYCNNSPQFGDFHVPVFCLGQEAYYNVSASEPDGDSLTYKFILPTDNSGAPVVFNSGYSYNQPISGIVLNSHTGQLKFTPGIIGTFVMAIQVCEYEYGSGILKGCVIKEFQIVVESCSNQQPSPPVSGITNFQGTGILLNSDSIWACSGDSISFDLVFTDTNLLDTISLFSNVTEVLPGAITTITNGNPAVISISWNVPAGIPPFNSFTVTSHDDNCGYVGLAISSYQVIVNSVNAGQDKYLCDGDWVDMKATGGVTYFWQAIAGDSIDTIPNSLGYNSTCQNCQFPSFSPDTTTTYVVISSSNVNCIVMDTVTVNVSPNFNITVPNDTMICPDSNYLIQVSTDQPSLSYNYRWYPIAYLDSYTLQNPRANVFEAVQYRVIATSSGGCQRVDSVLIESSPAFPSNMKIIGDTVLCLGDTLQLGVDLGNEFPDINCGTSIASCLNTSQNGIIGMGSTQNTNNAFPCVYGDSQYGAKHQMLYRSDELINMGLNIGGLINSIAFYVDTIGAAAVYEDFVIKMKCVNDTDLINGWGSNLEVVAYESLYSITSGWNVHNLATSYQWDGFSNILVEVCFKNNSQSNMNPIMAHSQTGYVSVIYQTGNNNCHIYKTLSSGGLMMSSLRPNTRFNYCNSYDSNLFTYSWSPLNNVNNPNIANPFAVPSVSGTYEVTVSDSYCYDTLDLFVDVVTQFDAGFYSQEPYCENFIQDQFTTNVGGGYFTGPFIDSNGVFYPDSAGAGNFLVTYHLDNPTLCANDSSINIEVLSVVEPTISYDEICVNSGIRELHATPAGGIWAGAGIIDSIGGLFDPTGLPFGMHEVYYTIIDSNCISIDTMDIKSHNEYDFSLTQSQIVACNNDTVDLRNYVSISPLPYTEPIITWSINLNIDSVGVLDLNALNSGLHNVIVMVSDSNGYCSKSDTIILKVRATNPPDVTSELNYCDNNEDVVINVIPKLFNPGMSFQQTSLPPLTIADTLQIFNTNNQGMFNPSVQGIGSWEIKIDFENVLGCIGTTIDTINVYPGIYNDTVLKTDTNLLAALSGHTYQWLDCDNNMSYITGAISQSFSPALSGKYAVEISNGYCSVVSDCYHFWPLGVEDNFIETGLKLYPNPTNDVLYIDKGVNAELNIEILDYTGKTIYNAILRDQITEFKMQDLASGIYFVKLSNENGSFIDKVVKY, encoded by the coding sequence ATGAGAAATATTAATATGAAAAAGAAAACATTGTATCTAGTTTTAGTTTTGGTTGCTATTCTAGGAACAAATAGGGCTAAAGCCACGCATATGGAAGGGGGATATTTCGAATACGAATGTTTAGGGAACGATTCATTTTTAGTAACCCTTAAGATATTTAGAGAATGTACAGGTATGTCATATCCTACAACTGTAGATATAAATTTCACCAATTCGTGCGGAGATAGTCTAATAGCACAGTTTAATGGAGTTGGGACTGAAATTTCGCAAATATGTCCTTCAGGAGTATCAACCTGTAATGGAGGCTTTTTAAAAGGTAGTCAAGAATTTGTTTATCAAGGTTTTGTGGTTTTGAGCTCATTTTGTGGAGATTGGACAATGTCTTGGATGAGTTGTTGTAGGAATTCCCCAATTGTTAATTTATTCTCTGGTGCTAATGTAAACATTAAAGGAACAATTAATAATACGGGAAACTATTGTAATAATTCACCACAATTTGGGGATTTTCATGTTCCAGTATTTTGCCTTGGCCAAGAAGCATATTATAATGTATCGGCAAGTGAACCCGATGGAGATTCGTTAACATATAAATTTATTTTACCAACAGATAATTCTGGAGCGCCAGTAGTATTTAATTCCGGTTATTCATATAATCAACCTATATCAGGTATCGTACTAAATTCGCATACGGGACAACTCAAATTTACACCAGGTATAATTGGAACATTTGTAATGGCGATTCAGGTTTGTGAGTATGAATATGGTTCAGGAATTTTAAAAGGTTGTGTGATTAAAGAATTTCAAATTGTTGTAGAAAGTTGTTCTAATCAACAGCCTAGCCCTCCAGTATCAGGAATTACAAATTTTCAGGGTACTGGAATTCTATTAAACTCGGATTCAATATGGGCGTGTTCTGGAGATTCAATTTCATTTGATCTTGTTTTTACCGATACTAATTTATTAGATACAATATCTCTGTTTTCTAATGTTACGGAGGTACTTCCCGGAGCCATAACGACTATTACGAATGGAAATCCAGCGGTGATTTCTATATCATGGAATGTTCCTGCTGGAATACCCCCTTTTAACTCTTTTACGGTAACAAGTCATGATGATAATTGTGGGTATGTAGGTTTGGCCATATCTTCTTATCAAGTTATAGTGAATTCTGTAAACGCTGGACAAGATAAGTATTTATGTGATGGTGATTGGGTGGATATGAAGGCTACAGGAGGTGTGACTTATTTTTGGCAGGCAATCGCAGGTGATTCTATAGATACTATTCCTAATTCCTTAGGATATAATTCAACCTGTCAAAATTGTCAGTTTCCATCATTTTCACCAGACACCACCACCACATATGTGGTGATCTCCAGTTCGAATGTAAATTGTATAGTAATGGATACGGTAACTGTAAATGTATCTCCAAATTTCAATATTACCGTACCCAATGATACAATGATTTGTCCGGATAGTAATTATTTGATTCAAGTGTCTACAGATCAACCATCATTATCATATAATTACAGATGGTATCCTATAGCTTATTTGGATTCATATACATTACAAAACCCTCGGGCTAATGTATTTGAGGCCGTTCAATATAGAGTTATTGCAACATCATCAGGTGGATGTCAGAGAGTAGATTCAGTATTGATAGAGTCTTCTCCGGCATTCCCTTCAAACATGAAAATTATAGGAGACACCGTATTGTGTTTGGGAGATACGTTACAATTGGGAGTAGATTTAGGGAATGAGTTCCCAGATATAAATTGTGGTACTTCTATTGCTAGTTGTTTAAATACATCACAGAATGGAATAATCGGAATGGGTTCTACTCAAAATACGAATAACGCTTTCCCTTGTGTATATGGTGATTCTCAATATGGAGCAAAGCATCAAATGCTTTACAGATCTGACGAATTAATAAATATGGGATTGAATATTGGAGGTTTAATAAATTCCATAGCATTTTATGTGGATACGATAGGAGCGGCAGCCGTATATGAGGATTTTGTGATTAAGATGAAGTGTGTTAATGATACTGATTTGATTAACGGTTGGGGAAGTAATTTGGAAGTGGTTGCTTATGAAAGTTTATATTCAATTACTTCTGGTTGGAATGTACATAATTTAGCTACTTCCTATCAATGGGATGGATTCTCTAATATCTTGGTGGAAGTGTGTTTTAAGAATAATTCGCAAAGTAATATGAATCCTATAATGGCTCATTCTCAAACTGGGTATGTTTCAGTCATATATCAAACCGGAAATAATAACTGTCATATATATAAAACCTTATCTAGTGGAGGTTTAATGATGAGTAGTTTACGTCCGAATACAAGGTTTAATTATTGTAATTCTTATGATTCCAATTTATTTACATATTCTTGGTCACCGTTAAATAATGTGAATAACCCTAACATAGCCAATCCATTTGCAGTTCCTTCTGTGAGTGGTACATATGAGGTTACAGTTTCGGATTCATATTGTTATGATACGTTAGATTTATTTGTAGACGTAGTAACACAATTTGATGCTGGATTTTATTCTCAAGAACCATATTGTGAAAATTTTATTCAAGATCAATTTACAACAAATGTAGGTGGGGGGTATTTTACAGGTCCTTTTATAGATTCTAATGGGGTATTTTATCCTGATTCAGCAGGAGCAGGTAATTTTTTGGTAACCTATCATTTGGACAATCCTACATTATGTGCTAATGACTCATCAATTAATATTGAGGTTCTTTCTGTTGTTGAACCAACCATATCATATGATGAAATATGTGTGAACAGTGGAATAAGAGAATTACATGCTACACCAGCAGGAGGAATTTGGGCAGGTGCGGGTATCATAGATTCGATTGGAGGACTGTTTGATCCAACGGGCTTGCCGTTTGGAATGCATGAAGTATATTATACCATTATAGATTCTAATTGTATCAGTATTGATACTATGGATATTAAATCTCATAATGAATATGATTTTTCTTTAACTCAGAGCCAAATAGTAGCTTGTAATAATGATACGGTGGATCTAAGAAATTACGTTTCTATTTCTCCTTTACCTTATACGGAACCTATTATAACATGGTCTATTAATTTAAATATAGATTCTGTTGGAGTATTGGATTTGAATGCTCTTAACTCCGGACTTCATAATGTTATTGTTATGGTATCTGATAGTAATGGATACTGTTCCAAATCTGACACTATAATACTCAAAGTACGCGCAACTAATCCTCCTGATGTAACGAGTGAATTGAATTACTGTGATAATAATGAGGATGTTGTAATCAATGTTATTCCTAAACTATTTAATCCAGGGATGTCCTTCCAACAAACAAGCCTTCCTCCGTTGACGATAGCTGATACCTTACAGATCTTTAATACTAATAATCAAGGTATGTTTAACCCTTCTGTTCAAGGAATTGGTAGTTGGGAAATTAAGATTGACTTTGAAAATGTACTTGGTTGTATTGGTACGACAATAGATACAATTAATGTTTATCCAGGCATATATAATGATACGGTATTAAAAACTGATACAAACCTATTGGCAGCTTTATCAGGACATACATATCAGTGGTTGGATTGTGATAATAACATGAGTTATATAACAGGAGCAATTTCGCAATCTTTTTCACCAGCATTATCAGGAAAATATGCTGTAGAAATTAGTAACGGTTATTGTTCAGTAGTTTCTGATTGTTATCATTTTTGGCCTTTGGGAGTAGAAGATAACTTTATCGAAACTGGACTTAAACTATATCCAAATCCTACAAACGATGTTTTATACATTGATAAAGGTGTGAATGCAGAATTGAATATAGAAATATTGGATTATACAGGAAAAACCATTTACAATGCAATTTTGAGAGATCAGATAACCGAATTTAAAATGCAGGATTTAGCATCTGGTATATATTTCGTTAAATTGAGTAATGAAAATGGGAGTTTTATCGATAAAGTTGTAAAGTATTAA
- a CDS encoding cation:dicarboxylase symporter family transporter, with protein MIRRFFRNLSLSTRVLIGVLLGVATGLFFGEMVGWMSVAGDVFIGLLQMTVLPYIMISLIVNIGRLSMENGKKLIRYGLMFLGLLLGIGLLGLFVFPLAFPEWGSGSFYSNDFILPAHEFDFVKLYIPTNLFESLALNVVPAVVLFSIFLGLGIMKLPNKEVLLQPLEVINDGLNQVNKMVVKITPIGVFAIGAGVVSQLSLSDLSRLQGYLLVYLLAVLILTFVILPFVISVFTPFSPKEVLRITRPTLITIFATGKIIVVYPQLIENIKEILASRNQDSEVAKSEVDILMPLAYPFPNLGTFMIFVFVPFAGWYTGHAFMLNDYPLFLSSTLLSSFVAPITGLPFSLDLMGVSKETFQLFVVSTVLTDRIRVVLGAFHLVTLTLLTISASNGFMKIRWGKLSQTILVTALIMGGSIFGLNKILDKSMGSIPTNAEILDSFELVNHTVDYTVIDKPTRNPNWLRKSENIMGRLKRRNKLRVGYYPNSMPFAFENSKGELVGFGVDMAHQLATDLGVTLEFVPIEKGKIVAWLNKDYYDIVMSDIFLSSEYAEQMSLSKSYMEISLALLTKNDYNDLNTFESASALDSFTIAYFVRKEIAEDYVSFFPQAGLYDIANYDSLFSISDTDSIQIDGLLTSAERASAWTVSHPDYKVVNPLPYHLYNTLVYPLANDEVWREYINRWIDFRKNDGTFDRAYKQWILGKEYRQDTGVWCIYNDVLGYGQHKKHAPENSNK; from the coding sequence ATGATCAGACGTTTCTTTCGTAATTTGTCGTTGTCAACCCGAGTATTGATCGGGGTCCTATTAGGAGTCGCTACCGGACTATTTTTTGGTGAGATGGTAGGCTGGATGTCCGTTGCCGGGGATGTCTTTATTGGTCTATTGCAAATGACTGTACTTCCATACATTATGATTTCGCTTATTGTGAATATTGGAAGACTGAGCATGGAGAATGGAAAGAAACTCATCCGATATGGGTTGATGTTTTTAGGACTTTTACTTGGGATAGGCTTATTAGGTTTATTTGTATTTCCATTGGCGTTTCCGGAGTGGGGAAGTGGTAGTTTTTATTCTAATGATTTTATCCTTCCGGCACATGAGTTTGATTTTGTAAAACTATATATACCAACAAATCTCTTTGAGTCTTTAGCTCTAAATGTGGTCCCTGCTGTGGTGTTGTTTAGTATTTTCTTAGGATTGGGAATCATGAAATTACCCAATAAAGAAGTATTGCTTCAGCCTTTAGAAGTTATTAATGATGGATTGAATCAGGTAAATAAAATGGTAGTAAAAATCACTCCAATTGGTGTATTCGCTATTGGAGCTGGAGTGGTTAGTCAGCTGAGTTTATCCGATTTAAGTAGGTTACAGGGGTACTTGCTGGTTTATTTACTGGCAGTGTTGATTCTAACATTTGTGATTTTACCGTTTGTCATTTCCGTATTTACTCCGTTTTCTCCAAAAGAAGTTTTACGAATTACCAGACCTACTCTGATCACCATTTTTGCAACTGGAAAGATTATCGTGGTTTATCCGCAATTGATTGAAAACATTAAGGAAATTTTAGCTTCCAGGAATCAGGATTCTGAAGTAGCCAAATCAGAAGTGGATATTCTAATGCCTTTGGCTTATCCTTTTCCAAATCTGGGGACATTCATGATTTTCGTATTTGTCCCATTTGCGGGATGGTATACCGGACATGCTTTTATGCTCAATGATTACCCATTATTTCTGAGCTCAACCTTGTTGAGTTCATTTGTAGCCCCAATTACGGGTTTGCCGTTTAGTTTAGATCTAATGGGAGTTTCGAAAGAAACCTTTCAGCTATTTGTAGTTTCAACCGTTTTGACTGATCGAATTCGGGTGGTATTGGGAGCATTTCATTTAGTAACGTTAACCTTATTAACGATCAGCGCCAGTAATGGTTTTATGAAAATCAGGTGGGGGAAACTATCTCAAACGATATTGGTTACAGCATTAATTATGGGAGGTTCCATATTTGGTCTAAACAAAATACTGGATAAAAGTATGGGAAGTATACCAACTAACGCTGAAATTTTAGACAGCTTTGAGTTGGTAAATCATACCGTTGATTATACAGTAATAGATAAGCCTACTCGAAACCCGAATTGGTTGAGAAAGTCTGAAAATATTATGGGAAGACTTAAAAGACGTAATAAACTACGTGTTGGATATTATCCGAATAGTATGCCATTTGCCTTTGAAAATTCAAAAGGAGAACTGGTTGGATTTGGAGTGGATATGGCACATCAATTGGCTACTGATTTGGGTGTAACATTAGAGTTTGTTCCCATAGAGAAGGGAAAAATTGTGGCGTGGTTGAATAAAGATTATTATGATATCGTCATGTCAGATATATTCTTATCCAGCGAATATGCAGAGCAAATGAGTTTGTCGAAATCATATATGGAGATTTCATTGGCATTGCTTACAAAGAATGATTACAATGACTTAAATACGTTTGAATCAGCATCAGCATTAGATTCATTCACTATAGCCTATTTTGTTAGAAAGGAGATAGCAGAAGACTATGTGTCATTTTTCCCTCAGGCTGGGTTATATGATATAGCCAATTATGATTCTTTATTCAGTATATCAGATACCGATTCGATTCAGATTGATGGTTTATTGACATCTGCTGAACGTGCTTCAGCGTGGACAGTATCTCATCCGGATTATAAAGTAGTCAACCCGCTGCCATATCACTTATATAATACTTTAGTGTATCCTTTAGCCAATGATGAAGTATGGAGAGAGTATATCAATAGATGGATTGATTTTAGAAAGAATGACGGGACTTTTGATCGAGCGTATAAGCAATGGATTTTAGGAAAGGAATATCGACAAGATACAGGCGTGTGGTGTATTTACAACGATGTTTTAGGTTACGGGCAACACAAAAAACATGCTCCGGAGAATTCAAATAAATAG
- a CDS encoding FAD-binding protein, translated as MIEDLEILSSQLQGEFHTDAAVKIIYATDASAYREIPLAVAIPKSESDIQKLIQFAQKNKVSLIPRTAGTSLAGQVVGSGIVVDVSKYFTSILELNTHENWVRVEPGVIRDELNYFLKPKGFLFGPETSTSNRAMIGGMIGNNSCGSNSIVYGSTRDHLLEVKAFLSDGSQVVFKELDANAFQEKLALPEDNLEGNIYRHIYHLLGDSSKRSQIKANYPKPEIKRRNTGYALDILMQSEVFNEGTGKFNFCNLIAGSEGTLAFITEIKIGINPLPPSVQGLLVGHYTSVNEALKANLIALKYHPYAVELMDHHILECTKDHPLYSRYRFFIQGDPQALLAIQLHADSNEELEQVADDIRKEMNQNNYGYHFPLVTSDISKVWALRKAGLGLLANIPGDEKAVPVIEDTCVSVEDLPDYIEEFNLKLKERNLSCVHYAHAGSGELHLRPMINLKTEEGNQLFRTVAQDIADLVQKHKGSLSGEHGDGRLRGEFISQMVGKEIYDDFKRLKNVWDPNGVFNPGKIVNSPSMNTQLRYAPGQNPKPVDTVFDFSKHNGFLESVELCNGSADCRKTELTGGTMCPSYMATRDEMYTTRSRANLLRELMTQREERAFSSPELNQSMELCLMCKGCQQECPSNVDMATYKSEYLYQKSLTEPISFAKHKMAHFSDNMKLAQNFYPISNWVVDGPLKNWVKKQMGIAKEREIPMPQKQSLFQWYKINHQVEKTKWLKSPIKKVLFFCDEFTNYLDVQQGVQSLQLLWALGYDAEIIQHRESGRTAISKGFLKLANELANENTELFYYYAKSKIPIIGIEPSTLLTFRDEYPKLVKKELQSKANINKEHSFLIDEFIANEFDQGHISSELFNDSDLDISLHGHCHQKALSSITYTKKMLSIPSGYKVSTIPSGCCGMAGSFGYEHYDVSMKIGELVLFPTIRNKNEKTVVAAPGTSCRHQIKDGVNETAYHPVELLFKALK; from the coding sequence TTGATTGAGGATTTAGAAATACTCTCTTCTCAACTTCAAGGAGAATTTCATACAGATGCAGCGGTCAAAATCATTTATGCCACTGATGCTTCTGCATATAGAGAAATCCCGTTAGCCGTTGCTATTCCAAAAAGTGAATCAGATATTCAAAAGCTGATTCAATTTGCGCAAAAAAATAAAGTCAGCTTGATTCCTCGGACCGCTGGAACTTCTCTTGCAGGTCAGGTTGTAGGATCGGGAATTGTAGTTGATGTTTCGAAATACTTCACCTCCATCTTAGAGCTTAATACTCATGAAAATTGGGTGCGGGTAGAACCTGGAGTGATTCGTGATGAGCTTAATTATTTCCTAAAACCAAAAGGCTTTTTATTTGGCCCAGAAACCTCCACTTCCAATCGTGCCATGATTGGAGGTATGATCGGGAATAACTCGTGCGGATCAAATTCTATTGTTTACGGTAGTACACGAGATCATCTTTTAGAAGTTAAAGCTTTTTTAAGTGATGGTTCTCAAGTTGTTTTTAAAGAATTAGACGCAAACGCGTTTCAGGAAAAACTTGCATTACCAGAGGATAATTTAGAAGGGAATATCTACAGACATATTTATCATCTACTTGGCGATTCATCCAAAAGATCACAAATCAAAGCCAATTACCCTAAACCGGAAATCAAAAGAAGAAATACAGGATATGCACTAGACATTTTGATGCAATCTGAAGTCTTCAACGAAGGAACAGGGAAATTTAACTTCTGTAATCTAATTGCAGGTAGCGAAGGAACACTTGCATTTATCACTGAAATAAAAATTGGAATCAATCCACTTCCCCCTTCTGTTCAGGGATTATTGGTGGGTCATTACACCTCAGTAAATGAAGCTTTAAAAGCCAATTTAATTGCCTTAAAATATCATCCATATGCTGTTGAACTAATGGATCATCACATTTTGGAATGTACCAAGGACCATCCGTTATATAGTAGATACCGCTTTTTTATTCAAGGTGATCCACAGGCACTTTTAGCAATTCAACTTCATGCAGATTCTAATGAGGAACTAGAACAAGTCGCAGATGACATCCGAAAAGAAATGAATCAGAATAATTATGGATATCATTTTCCACTGGTAACCTCTGATATTTCAAAAGTTTGGGCACTCAGAAAAGCAGGATTGGGATTGTTGGCGAATATTCCCGGTGATGAAAAAGCAGTTCCTGTAATTGAAGATACCTGCGTTTCCGTAGAAGATTTACCTGATTATATTGAAGAGTTTAATCTAAAGCTTAAAGAACGCAACTTAAGCTGTGTCCACTATGCACATGCTGGTTCCGGAGAATTGCATTTACGTCCAATGATCAATTTAAAAACTGAAGAAGGGAATCAGTTGTTTAGAACAGTTGCTCAGGATATTGCCGATCTGGTTCAAAAACATAAAGGATCATTAAGTGGCGAACATGGTGATGGTAGATTAAGAGGCGAGTTTATTTCTCAAATGGTTGGGAAAGAGATTTATGATGATTTTAAACGTTTAAAGAATGTTTGGGATCCAAACGGAGTTTTTAATCCGGGTAAAATTGTGAATTCACCATCTATGAATACCCAATTACGCTATGCTCCAGGGCAAAATCCTAAACCTGTTGATACCGTATTTGACTTTTCAAAACACAATGGTTTTTTAGAATCCGTAGAACTGTGCAATGGTTCTGCGGATTGTAGAAAAACAGAACTAACCGGAGGTACCATGTGCCCTTCTTACATGGCTACCAGAGACGAGATGTACACTACCCGTTCTCGTGCGAATTTGTTACGTGAACTCATGACACAACGTGAAGAAAGAGCTTTTTCTTCCCCTGAACTGAATCAGTCTATGGAGTTGTGTTTGATGTGCAAAGGCTGTCAACAAGAATGTCCAAGTAATGTGGACATGGCTACATATAAAAGTGAATATTTATATCAGAAGAGTTTAACGGAGCCTATTTCCTTTGCCAAACATAAAATGGCACATTTCTCTGATAACATGAAATTGGCCCAAAATTTTTATCCAATTTCCAACTGGGTGGTTGACGGCCCGTTAAAAAACTGGGTAAAAAAACAAATGGGGATTGCGAAAGAGCGAGAAATTCCAATGCCTCAAAAACAATCATTGTTTCAATGGTACAAAATCAATCACCAGGTTGAAAAAACAAAATGGTTGAAAAGTCCCATCAAGAAAGTACTCTTTTTTTGTGATGAATTCACCAATTATTTGGATGTCCAACAAGGTGTCCAGTCATTACAATTACTGTGGGCATTAGGATATGATGCTGAAATCATCCAGCATAGGGAAAGCGGTCGTACGGCTATTTCCAAAGGATTTCTGAAATTAGCTAATGAATTGGCAAATGAGAATACCGAACTTTTTTATTATTACGCGAAATCAAAAATTCCTATAATCGGTATTGAACCTTCCACGCTACTTACATTCCGAGATGAATATCCTAAACTGGTAAAGAAAGAACTACAATCAAAGGCAAATATCAATAAAGAGCACTCTTTTCTGATTGATGAGTTTATTGCCAATGAATTTGATCAGGGTCATATTTCTTCGGAGTTATTTAATGATTCTGATTTAGATATTTCGTTACATGGTCATTGCCATCAAAAAGCGCTATCGTCTATTACCTATACAAAAAAGATGCTTTCTATTCCTTCAGGATACAAAGTTTCTACAATCCCTTCCGGATGTTGTGGTATGGCTGGTTCATTTGGATATGAGCACTATGATGTTTCTATGAAAATTGGAGAACTTGTTTTATTTCCTACTATTCGAAATAAAAACGAGAAAACTGTGGTTGCAGCACCTGGTACAAGTTGCAGGCATCAAATAAAAGATGGGGTGAACGAAACGGCATATCATCCCGTAGAATTACTGTTTAAAGCGCTTAAATAA
- a CDS encoding DinB family protein — MSKFKTPELISDLKGKTEFCIKEAKKLLKQDLDTLNYRPNPETWSAAQCLDHLVQYGDFYLPEITSKIQEEESLPVEAFKSGFIGNMFANSMLHKPGMTKMQSPGDKVPLHSSYDKEIINTFIDQQKEYLDLIKKSENINLNKPKIRISISKFVKLKLGDALRVNIYHNERHVLQALRAIKNAN, encoded by the coding sequence ATGTCAAAATTTAAAACACCGGAATTAATCTCAGACTTAAAGGGTAAAACCGAATTTTGCATCAAAGAAGCAAAAAAACTTCTGAAGCAAGATTTGGATACTTTGAATTACAGGCCAAATCCTGAAACGTGGAGTGCTGCACAATGTCTGGACCATTTAGTTCAATACGGTGATTTTTACTTACCTGAAATTACATCTAAAATACAGGAAGAGGAATCTCTTCCTGTTGAAGCATTTAAATCCGGGTTTATTGGGAATATGTTTGCCAATTCCATGTTACATAAACCGGGCATGACCAAAATGCAATCTCCTGGTGATAAGGTCCCTCTACACAGTTCTTATGACAAAGAAATTATCAATACATTTATTGATCAACAAAAGGAATATTTGGACCTGATCAAAAAATCAGAGAATATCAATCTTAACAAACCTAAAATTAGAATTAGCATTTCTAAATTTGTAAAACTTAAATTAGGAGACGCTTTGCGCGTGAATATTTATCACAATGAGCGTCATGTTTTACAAGCACTTCGTGCCATCAAAAATGCCAATTGA